In Saprospiraceae bacterium, one DNA window encodes the following:
- a CDS encoding Uma2 family endonuclease, with protein sequence MSHSLRVLPNYTYQDYLRWEGRWEIIDGIAFDMSPMPSPVHQRIASRLNTVLQNSIDKTSCYCHVYQPIDLKISENTVVNPDLLIICEDVTTQYYDKPPSLVIEIISPVSRLKDTYTKFELYQGFGIKYYIIVDAEDKSIKTFQLISGAYVQISARSKLEIELKDGCVIKPNFEDIFT encoded by the coding sequence ATGTCGCATTCCCTTAGGGTCTTACCGAATTATACTTATCAGGATTACCTTCGCTGGGAAGGCAGGTGGGAAATTATTGATGGCATAGCATTTGATATGAGCCCAATGCCAAGTCCTGTCCATCAAAGAATAGCATCCAGACTCAACACAGTTTTGCAGAATAGCATAGATAAAACCTCATGCTATTGTCATGTTTACCAGCCCATCGATCTCAAAATTTCAGAAAATACAGTTGTAAACCCAGACCTGCTTATCATATGTGAAGATGTTACCACACAATATTATGATAAGCCACCTAGTCTGGTTATAGAAATCATTTCGCCTGTTTCTCGTCTCAAAGATACATATACAAAATTTGAATTGTATCAAGGTTTTGGAATTAAATACTATATAATTGTTGATGCGGAAGACAAGAGTATAAAGACATTTCAACTTATATCCGGAGCATATGTACAAATATCCGCAAGATCCAAATTAGAAATCGAACTCAAAGATGGATGTGTCATTAAGCCCAATTTTGAAGATATTTTTACCTAA
- a CDS encoding enoyl-CoA hydratase/isomerase family protein — MSEGHITSTYKDHITTIEFYHPAQNSMPGYLLADLVNHIHQAGADERTFIIALKSSGDRTFCAGASFTELAAIESFESGKTFFMGFASVINAIRKCPKIVIGRVHGKAVGGGVGLAAACDYCMASKYASVRLSELAVGIGPFVIGPAVERKIGLSAFSHLAINADEWQTAEWAKQKGLFTEAFESVEQLDAYLDHFTESLITKSPEALSALKKIFWEGTEHWDTLLEQRAEISGKLILTEMARNAISKFLKNV, encoded by the coding sequence ATGTCAGAAGGCCATATCACCTCCACTTACAAAGATCACATCACTACCATAGAGTTTTATCACCCTGCTCAAAATTCCATGCCGGGTTATCTCCTTGCTGATCTGGTCAACCATATCCATCAGGCAGGTGCTGATGAAAGAACTTTTATTATTGCACTCAAAAGCAGTGGGGATCGTACCTTCTGTGCCGGTGCCAGTTTTACGGAGTTAGCTGCCATTGAAAGTTTTGAATCTGGTAAGACCTTTTTTATGGGATTTGCAAGTGTGATCAATGCGATCAGAAAATGCCCCAAAATAGTGATCGGGCGTGTACATGGTAAAGCTGTGGGCGGTGGTGTAGGCCTAGCTGCTGCTTGCGACTACTGCATGGCTAGCAAATATGCCTCTGTCAGACTTTCCGAATTGGCAGTTGGCATCGGTCCTTTTGTGATCGGCCCCGCTGTAGAACGAAAAATTGGACTTTCAGCTTTCAGCCATCTCGCTATCAATGCAGATGAATGGCAGACGGCAGAATGGGCCAAACAGAAAGGACTGTTTACGGAAGCTTTTGAGTCTGTCGAACAATTGGATGCATACTTAGATCATTTTACTGAAAGTCTGATAACCAAAAGTCCGGAAGCACTCTCAGCACTTAAGAAGATTTTTTGGGAAGGTACAGAACATTGGGATACACTCCTGGAACAAAGGGCTGAGATCAGTGGGAAGCTGATCCTCACGGAGATGGCCAGAAATGCGATCAGTAAATTTTTGAAAAATGTGTGA
- a CDS encoding T9SS type A sorting domain-containing protein — protein sequence MTSGGGGSVTASFSGNPSCVYSVTFSCPTCTPTTLSCTGVSNATSCTVSFISLGSGSNSISAAFTRTAGSNVQCPATGSAGPITVLPIELKSFEIKNNANAVNMLWVTASETNNDFFTLQRSADAVHFENIAIIEGAGNSSTEIYYSFTDVSPLRGTNYYRIKQTDFDGKFSYSDVRSVSMVTAEKSQLNTFITDNILVVNTPLEDYDVIIYNSWGTEVKRYHNLQNYSTIDVQDLKSGALIIRISYDGGSETHRVVKL from the coding sequence TTGACATCAGGTGGAGGAGGAAGTGTTACTGCAAGCTTTAGTGGCAACCCCTCATGTGTGTATTCCGTTACTTTCTCATGCCCTACATGTACACCTACTACTTTATCATGTACAGGTGTATCAAATGCAACTTCTTGTACTGTAAGTTTTATATCATTGGGGTCAGGGAGTAATTCTATTTCTGCAGCATTTACAAGAACTGCTGGGTCTAATGTTCAATGTCCTGCTACTGGGTCTGCAGGGCCAATAACTGTGTTGCCTATAGAATTAAAAAGTTTCGAAATAAAAAATAATGCGAATGCCGTAAATATGCTTTGGGTTACCGCATCTGAAACCAACAATGATTTTTTCACCCTTCAGAGATCAGCAGATGCAGTGCATTTTGAAAATATTGCCATTATTGAGGGAGCTGGAAATAGCAGCACAGAAATTTATTATAGTTTTACTGATGTTTCTCCATTGAGAGGTACCAACTATTATCGGATCAAACAGACAGATTTTGACGGAAAATTTTCATACTCTGATGTAAGATCAGTCAGTATGGTAACTGCAGAAAAATCACAATTAAACACCTTTATAACAGACAATATTCTGGTGGTCAATACGCCCCTTGAAGACTATGATGTGATTATTTACAACAGCTGGGGCACAGAGGTAAAAAGATACCATAATTTGCAAAATTACAGCACTATAGATGTACAGGATTTGAAATCAGGTGCACTCATCATACGTATCTCCTATGATGGTGGGTCAGAGACACATCGGGTTGTGAAGTTGTAA
- a CDS encoding DUF4249 domain-containing protein, whose amino-acid sequence MKSQHKHFLVCTFMMVLLSSCTDFFETTLTLDPPPFEKKLVIIAEAKAGDSTIQIKITENFGILDDKKDTMVVNPQLTFYVNSIEQTNKTYNKGLFIIKLNGPLKAGQKCDIQASHAGFKPIFATQTVPALLQLKTLKFVENGGITPDGDMRSKVDVSFTDLSGKDFYEVLVLTRYAKDQPFRSTYTSVNEPGSVESVRNSGVLFGDQAFEGQDKTMSFQFYRITEQQAIGNIQLRWRNVSESYFKYSKTANVHFESRDNPFATPSDIFTNIEGGLGYFFLHNQRTYNVP is encoded by the coding sequence ATGAAATCACAACATAAACATTTCCTGGTGTGTACTTTTATGATGGTATTATTGTCATCATGTACCGATTTTTTTGAAACAACCCTTACACTCGACCCACCTCCATTTGAGAAAAAATTAGTCATCATAGCAGAAGCAAAAGCAGGTGATTCCACCATCCAGATAAAGATTACTGAAAATTTCGGTATTCTGGATGATAAAAAAGATACTATGGTAGTCAATCCGCAACTTACCTTTTATGTAAATAGCATCGAACAAACCAACAAAACTTATAACAAAGGACTATTTATCATAAAATTGAACGGGCCACTCAAAGCCGGACAAAAATGCGATATACAAGCTTCTCATGCGGGATTTAAACCCATCTTTGCAACTCAGACAGTACCTGCTTTGCTCCAATTAAAAACACTGAAGTTTGTGGAAAACGGAGGTATCACACCTGATGGCGACATGCGTAGCAAGGTAGATGTGAGCTTTACTGATCTTTCAGGCAAAGATTTTTATGAAGTTTTGGTACTGACAAGATATGCAAAAGATCAACCATTCAGAAGCACATACACATCTGTGAACGAACCCGGATCAGTCGAGTCGGTAAGAAACAGCGGAGTTTTATTCGGTGATCAGGCATTTGAAGGACAGGACAAAACCATGAGTTTTCAGTTTTACAGGATAACAGAGCAGCAAGCCATAGGCAATATTCAACTCAGATGGAGAAATGTCTCTGAGTCATACTTTAAATACAGTAAAACCGCCAATGTTCATTTTGAAAGCAGAGACAATCCTTTTGCTACACCATCGGATATTTTTACCAATATAGAAGGAGGTTTAGGTTATTTTTTTCTGCACAATCAAAGGACATACAATGTGCCTTAG
- a CDS encoding TonB-dependent receptor has translation MKLYILVITIFVSGYTTLSTAQNKVISGYVEDAATGEKLIGANIFIPSLAIGTVTNTYGFYSITVPVSPNLDLVFSYIGYNNENRTIDVIKDIKIDVSLKAEVQLETVEIIASKEKKIERETQMSVAEIPIKQIKKVPALLGEVDLLRVLQLLPGVQSGGEGQSGFYVRGGSPDQNLILLDGVPVYNASHLFGFFSVFNSDAIKDVKLIKGGFPARYGGRLSSVLDINMKEGNNKEFHGNASIGLVASKFTLEGPINKGKTSFLISGRRTYIDVLAQPIIRQGFADDDTDGSVGYYFYDLNGKINHRLSDRDRLYLSVYTGRDKFYFDQKDKSGTAKNYSDTGLGWGNITSALRWNREISNKIFANTTLTYSQYKLDTRVLSGTEFPSSSDIDEIGIKYLSGIRDLAFKIDFDYIPSTKHYIKTGANVIYHQFDPGLFTLNQKNTRDNLNFNTEIGQKEVFATEFASYVEDDITLTKNTKVNAGLHFSGFAVQDKVYTSLQPRISFNQVIPGDIGFKASFATMRQYINLLAFEGIGLPTDLWLPTTARIKPQDSWQVAAGFAKTFKNYEVSLEGYYKKMKNLIAYKDGEGLFDLSDWQDRVTQGNGDSYGLELFLQKKEGRFSGWIGYTLSWSNRQFDEINDGKKFPFRYDRRHDISLVGMYDLSKKINLAATWVFGTGNGVTLTNSSYGSPAGNVETFGPRNSYRMRPYHRLDVGINFVKKKAKYTRTWSVGAYNTYANNNPFFVYFDTSYDENNVKSTKLKQITLFPLIPYINWSFDF, from the coding sequence ATGAAGTTATATATCCTGGTAATTACCATTTTTGTTTCAGGCTACACTACCCTATCAACTGCTCAAAATAAAGTCATCAGCGGATATGTCGAAGATGCAGCCACCGGAGAAAAACTCATCGGTGCCAATATATTTATACCTTCTCTTGCTATCGGAACTGTAACCAACACATACGGGTTTTATTCTATTACTGTACCTGTTTCACCAAACCTGGATCTTGTATTTTCATACATTGGGTACAATAATGAAAATAGGACCATCGATGTCATCAAAGACATAAAGATTGATGTAAGTCTGAAAGCTGAAGTCCAGCTGGAAACCGTAGAAATCATCGCCAGCAAAGAAAAGAAAATTGAGCGTGAAACACAGATGAGTGTGGCAGAGATTCCCATAAAACAAATTAAAAAAGTACCGGCTTTATTGGGCGAAGTAGATTTACTGAGAGTATTGCAGCTGCTACCAGGGGTACAGTCGGGAGGAGAAGGTCAAAGCGGGTTTTATGTACGAGGAGGTAGCCCTGATCAGAATTTGATTTTGCTTGATGGCGTGCCGGTATACAACGCATCACATCTGTTTGGATTTTTCTCCGTATTCAATTCAGATGCGATCAAAGATGTAAAATTAATCAAAGGAGGATTTCCGGCAAGATATGGAGGCCGCCTTTCTTCAGTGTTGGATATCAATATGAAAGAAGGCAACAATAAGGAGTTTCATGGAAATGCTTCTATAGGACTGGTGGCGTCGAAGTTTACACTCGAAGGGCCTATCAACAAAGGCAAAACTTCTTTTTTGATCTCTGGCAGACGGACTTATATCGATGTATTGGCACAGCCTATCATCAGACAAGGATTTGCAGATGATGATACAGACGGCTCGGTAGGGTATTACTTTTATGACCTGAACGGAAAAATCAATCACAGACTATCAGACAGAGACCGATTGTATCTGAGTGTCTACACAGGAAGGGATAAGTTTTATTTTGATCAGAAAGACAAATCAGGAACAGCAAAAAATTATTCAGACACTGGTCTGGGATGGGGCAATATCACATCGGCATTAAGGTGGAACAGAGAGATTTCCAATAAAATATTTGCTAATACAACCCTAACTTATAGTCAGTACAAGCTTGACACACGAGTATTGTCCGGTACAGAATTTCCTTCTTCTTCTGATATAGACGAGATAGGCATTAAGTATTTGTCAGGTATCCGGGATCTTGCATTTAAAATAGATTTTGATTATATACCTTCCACCAAACATTATATTAAAACAGGGGCAAATGTCATCTATCATCAGTTTGATCCGGGACTATTTACATTGAACCAAAAGAATACAAGAGATAATCTAAACTTCAATACAGAAATCGGACAAAAGGAAGTTTTTGCTACAGAATTTGCATCTTATGTGGAAGATGATATCACATTGACAAAAAATACAAAGGTGAATGCAGGATTGCATTTTTCAGGATTTGCTGTTCAGGACAAAGTATATACCTCACTGCAACCCAGAATAAGTTTCAATCAGGTGATTCCGGGCGATATCGGATTTAAGGCTTCTTTTGCTACTATGAGACAGTATATCAATTTACTGGCATTTGAAGGTATAGGCTTACCCACAGACTTGTGGCTACCTACGACAGCGAGGATCAAGCCACAGGACTCATGGCAGGTCGCTGCCGGTTTTGCCAAAACATTTAAAAATTATGAAGTCAGTCTGGAAGGTTACTACAAAAAGATGAAAAATCTGATTGCATACAAAGATGGTGAGGGGCTTTTTGACCTTTCTGACTGGCAGGACAGAGTGACCCAGGGCAATGGTGACTCTTATGGATTGGAGTTGTTTTTGCAGAAAAAAGAGGGCCGATTTAGTGGTTGGATAGGCTACACATTGTCGTGGTCCAATCGTCAGTTTGATGAGATCAATGACGGTAAAAAATTTCCATTCAGGTATGACCGCAGACATGATATTTCACTCGTGGGTATGTATGACCTGAGCAAAAAAATCAACCTTGCTGCGACTTGGGTATTTGGCACCGGAAACGGTGTGACATTGACCAATTCGTCATATGGCTCGCCTGCAGGGAATGTAGAAACCTTCGGACCACGCAACAGTTACCGTATGCGTCCATACCACAGGCTGGATGTGGGTATCAATTTTGTAAAAAAGAAAGCCAAATATACAAGAACATGGTCTGTCGGAGCATATAATACCTATGCCAATAACAATCCGTTTTTTGTATATTTTGACACATCATATGACGAAAATAATGTGAAATCCACTAAACTCAAACAAATTACATTGTTTCCTTTGATACCTTATATCAACTGGTCCTTTGATTTTTAA
- a CDS encoding CBS domain-containing protein — MMNLEVRSIMTKDPVTAHPNQSIDDLSQFFLESEFQQLPVVDHGKLVGLITSSDVLKISRFNLENDLKVKDVMTSKVVRITPKDKVGTAAELFADKRFKMIPVVNVDNELKGIVTAFDVIKCAFNEEYARPILYQDVFTH, encoded by the coding sequence ATGATGAACTTAGAAGTACGTTCGATTATGACGAAAGATCCGGTGACTGCTCACCCAAATCAGTCAATTGATGATCTTTCTCAATTCTTTTTGGAATCAGAATTCCAACAGTTACCGGTAGTGGATCACGGAAAATTAGTAGGCTTGATCACCTCTTCAGATGTGTTGAAAATCTCCAGGTTCAATCTTGAAAACGACCTAAAAGTCAAAGACGTGATGACATCAAAAGTTGTCAGAATCACCCCTAAAGACAAAGTAGGTACAGCAGCAGAATTATTTGCTGACAAGAGATTCAAAATGATACCTGTAGTAAATGTAGACAATGAACTGAAGGGGATTGTGACAGCGTTTGATGTGATCAAATGTGCATTTAACGAAGAGTATGCACGGCCTATTTTGTATCAGGACGTGTTTACGCATTAA
- a CDS encoding N-acetylmuramoyl-L-alanine amidase yields the protein MRNTKILLQLRTALIILTIIFTGCKTQQKILDTSDRKDNVQNTVFFYTDKGYAELKDIVDSAHSKKQKIYVVVDMSFSSETDIAASADKLRTDLKKEVQHLVTNYAIDGLGIKISGHSQDLIETMTVETMLLKPYLVNFVIWTNEDEYKRANQFLIDGVIDLMVPDSIIERNHNNRNEGVANLRKSLKKIKPEQVFRIDMSPFFPANPGGRKIKLRPGNKSMTTDTEGCIHFITTKKDTLNLTAESVSLKILTSDWMVPYHYTVDTKGKTSRKSPWVEFRKMPREITDLPEFELLCKTNYPAKVWINGDPVKQYKTGIFFKKITLNEGPNRIRATVMDEDSLSVFYEREFIYSKNPKTRPVFPLWIDQKSFEPASVMELLSDDMVRVSFQGSKGQHGYVNVMPGKIRIKCSREDFDDYSLYKANLYLSSLKTGKTYTLLPQISTSNGTEKSQVDFSTTFKVKQIEEFPVVKVKNPHSRLTYNLAAPRLGGPIRSELNLGVILKTSGRSGDYYRIKLSSIESGFIHKDDVELLPEETVTPSYVITTMSCGPSSDADVLSIPYPESVPYEIFPEPDQNRIVVTLYGVQTASTWITHMNKRKIIERVTWQQTTPDTYKIFVHLNTSNIWGYDIKPDGKRLLLKVKYPPAFDLTNKSPLTGLKIAIEAGHGGSNTGAVGLSGLLEKDINLDLSLRLGELCRSLGANVVQVRDSDKDMSLLTKRDIAIESDADLLISIHANAGGRGYLSVAGTSTYWHNPFWAPLAGSIYDRLLELDLKEFGVVGSFNYTVTRASQMPSVLVEQAFMSHAEDEEKLADPEFRQQMAQKILSGLIDYLRVNN from the coding sequence ATGAGAAATACAAAAATATTGCTCCAATTAAGGACGGCTCTAATTATCCTGACAATAATTTTTACAGGATGCAAAACCCAACAGAAAATCCTGGATACGTCTGACAGAAAAGATAATGTACAAAACACAGTTTTTTTCTATACGGACAAAGGTTATGCTGAATTAAAAGACATTGTCGATAGCGCACACTCCAAAAAGCAAAAAATCTATGTTGTTGTTGACATGTCATTTTCTTCAGAAACTGACATCGCGGCTTCCGCTGATAAATTGAGGACCGATCTTAAAAAAGAAGTTCAGCACCTCGTTACTAATTATGCTATTGATGGCCTTGGAATCAAAATTTCCGGTCATTCTCAGGATCTGATTGAAACCATGACTGTTGAAACCATGTTGCTGAAGCCATATCTTGTAAATTTTGTAATTTGGACAAATGAGGATGAATATAAAAGGGCTAATCAATTTTTGATAGACGGTGTAATTGACCTGATGGTTCCTGATAGTATCATTGAAAGAAATCACAACAATAGGAATGAAGGTGTGGCAAACCTCAGGAAATCTCTTAAAAAAATTAAGCCTGAACAGGTGTTCAGAATTGACATGTCTCCTTTTTTTCCGGCAAATCCCGGTGGCAGAAAAATAAAACTTCGTCCAGGTAATAAATCGATGACCACTGATACTGAAGGATGTATCCATTTCATTACAACAAAAAAAGACACTTTAAATTTAACTGCAGAGTCAGTGTCTTTAAAAATTTTAACATCAGACTGGATGGTTCCATACCATTATACTGTTGATACTAAAGGCAAGACATCAAGAAAATCTCCCTGGGTTGAATTCCGAAAAATGCCGAGGGAAATTACCGATCTCCCTGAATTTGAATTATTATGCAAAACGAATTACCCCGCAAAAGTATGGATCAACGGGGACCCGGTAAAGCAATATAAAACCGGGATATTCTTCAAGAAAATTACACTGAATGAAGGACCAAACCGCATAAGGGCTACAGTCATGGATGAGGATTCTTTGTCTGTTTTTTATGAACGGGAGTTTATTTACTCCAAAAATCCAAAAACAAGACCTGTGTTTCCGCTTTGGATAGATCAGAAGAGTTTTGAACCGGCTTCAGTGATGGAGTTACTTTCAGATGATATGGTGAGAGTAAGTTTTCAGGGGTCAAAAGGTCAGCATGGATATGTAAACGTAATGCCAGGTAAAATAAGAATTAAATGTTCGCGTGAAGATTTTGACGATTACTCACTTTATAAGGCAAACCTTTATTTGAGTAGCTTAAAAACAGGAAAAACATATACTTTACTGCCACAAATTTCAACATCTAATGGCACTGAAAAAAGTCAGGTAGATTTTTCAACCACATTTAAAGTTAAGCAAATAGAAGAATTTCCCGTAGTTAAAGTAAAAAACCCACACTCACGCCTGACATACAATCTGGCTGCGCCAAGATTAGGTGGACCGATAAGATCAGAGCTAAACCTCGGAGTTATACTTAAGACCAGCGGAAGGTCAGGTGATTATTACAGAATAAAGTTAAGCAGCATAGAAAGTGGATTTATACATAAAGATGATGTAGAGTTGTTGCCGGAAGAAACAGTTACCCCTTCATATGTTATTACCACCATGTCTTGCGGACCATCTTCAGATGCTGATGTATTGAGCATTCCGTATCCGGAGAGTGTACCATATGAGATATTTCCCGAACCTGATCAGAATAGGATTGTGGTTACCCTGTATGGTGTTCAGACCGCCAGCACCTGGATAACACACATGAATAAAAGAAAAATCATTGAAAGGGTAACCTGGCAACAGACGACACCGGATACATATAAAATATTTGTACATCTCAACACTTCGAATATTTGGGGTTATGATATCAAACCGGACGGTAAAAGGCTTTTATTAAAGGTTAAATATCCTCCTGCTTTTGACCTTACAAATAAAAGTCCTCTTACTGGCTTAAAGATAGCTATTGAAGCCGGACATGGTGGTTCCAATACCGGCGCTGTGGGATTATCAGGATTGCTTGAAAAAGATATCAATCTTGATTTATCATTAAGGCTTGGAGAATTATGCAGATCCTTGGGAGCCAATGTTGTGCAGGTTCGTGACTCCGATAAGGACATGAGTCTTTTGACCAAAAGGGATATTGCAATAGAATCTGATGCCGATCTGCTGATAAGCATCCACGCCAATGCCGGTGGTCGAGGTTATTTATCCGTTGCAGGGACGAGTACTTATTGGCACAATCCTTTCTGGGCTCCGTTGGCAGGGAGCATTTATGACAGGTTGCTCGAACTTGACCTGAAGGAATTTGGAGTGGTCGGATCTTTTAATTACACTGTGACGCGAGCTTCACAGATGCCTTCTGTTCTTGTTGAGCAGGCCTTTATGTCTCATGCAGAAGATGAAGAAAAACTGGCTGACCCTGAGTTCAGACAGCAAATGGCCCAAAAAATTCTATCAGGGCTGATAGATTATCTAAGAGTCAATAACTGA